A single region of the Chitinivibrionales bacterium genome encodes:
- the creB gene encoding two-component system response regulator CreB: MNSDQKQKILVVDDEAAIADNITYALTTEGFSPVWADTAHKALDELAHEQFDLIVLDIGLPDLNGFELCKQIRKESSIPIIFLTARNEEIDRVVGLEIGADDYVVKPFSPRELTARIKAILRRTTTMPSINNEPPDECFDNDDRLFVIDEPTKTITFSQKPLNLSLYEYKILKILVQSPGRVYSRSELMDLAWDEPGFSTERTVDAHIKAIRAKLRASDPALDPIETRRGFGYLLREGL, translated from the coding sequence ATGAATTCCGATCAAAAACAGAAAATACTGGTGGTCGACGATGAAGCGGCTATTGCAGACAACATCACCTATGCCCTGACCACCGAAGGCTTTAGCCCCGTATGGGCTGATACCGCACACAAAGCTCTGGATGAACTGGCCCACGAGCAGTTTGACCTGATCGTACTCGACATCGGCCTTCCTGACCTCAACGGATTCGAGCTGTGCAAACAGATTCGAAAAGAATCCTCGATACCAATAATTTTCTTAACCGCCCGCAATGAAGAGATCGATCGGGTCGTGGGCCTGGAAATCGGCGCCGACGACTATGTTGTCAAGCCGTTCAGCCCCCGGGAGCTTACCGCCCGAATCAAAGCGATCCTTCGACGAACCACGACAATGCCTTCAATTAATAACGAACCCCCTGATGAATGTTTTGACAATGACGACAGGCTCTTTGTTATTGACGAACCCACCAAGACGATTACTTTTTCCCAAAAGCCGCTCAATCTTTCGCTGTATGAATACAAAATCCTGAAAATTCTTGTTCAAAGCCCCGGACGGGTATATTCCCGCAGTGAGCTTATGGACCTGGCCTGGGATGAGCCCGGATTCAGCACCGAACGGACCGTGGATGCCCATATTAAGGCTATCAGGGCAAAGCTACGTGCATCCGATCCTGCTCTGGACCCCATTGAAACGCGCCGGGGATTCGGGTACCTGCTGAGAGAGGGATTATGA
- the creC gene encoding two-component system sensor histidine kinase CreC has translation MKIRTRILIGFLTVAILGFAYLINWVLRDLRPHYLKSMEESLVDTGTLLSSMVSIQAHGDTLDVDQLERVMHNASQQEISAEIYDLLKTRMNIRVYITDTAGIVIYDSDNGKAEGTDFSQWNDVRLTLQGNYGARATPQTLGDERTTVLYVASPLFIQNRLAGVLTVSKPIGSVSFFVQKGRRDILIAGLLVVCGVAVIGYLLSIWVTTPIARLTSYARAVKDGSNARRPRSKGEIILGKSEIDTMGEAFEEMRDTLEGKKYVEQYVQTLTHEIKSPVSAIQGAAELMDEKMDPERRKKFLENIRSETIRIQNIVDRMLQLAALENRKELRDIEFVDIGALAKEVVNDSRPLIEKKQLSLQMELSEKLVVRGERFLLRQALANLVQNAVEFSPFKGAIGITANKHDTTAQIIITDSGPGIPDYARTKIFDRFYSLKRLDTNKKSTGLGLSFVGEVAELHGGAISVDNNNAGSGAVAVFGVPLA, from the coding sequence ATGAAAATCCGTACCCGTATCCTGATCGGTTTTCTTACTGTCGCGATCCTCGGCTTTGCCTACCTGATCAACTGGGTACTCAGAGACCTTCGTCCCCATTACCTTAAATCTATGGAGGAATCGCTGGTTGATACCGGCACCCTGCTTTCATCGATGGTAAGCATTCAGGCCCATGGCGACACCCTGGATGTCGATCAACTCGAACGGGTAATGCACAATGCATCACAACAGGAGATATCCGCCGAGATCTATGATCTCCTTAAAACGCGGATGAATATTCGGGTGTATATTACCGATACCGCGGGAATCGTCATTTACGATTCCGATAATGGTAAGGCTGAAGGCACAGATTTTTCCCAGTGGAATGATGTCAGGCTAACTTTACAGGGCAATTATGGCGCCCGTGCGACCCCACAGACCCTTGGTGATGAAAGAACAACGGTTCTCTATGTGGCATCACCGCTTTTCATACAAAACAGGCTCGCCGGTGTGCTGACCGTCTCAAAACCTATCGGCAGCGTAAGTTTCTTTGTCCAGAAAGGCCGCCGTGATATTCTGATCGCCGGACTTCTGGTTGTATGCGGGGTTGCAGTAATCGGATATCTTCTTTCAATCTGGGTAACGACACCAATTGCCAGATTGACCTCTTATGCCCGGGCGGTAAAGGATGGAAGCAATGCACGAAGGCCCCGGTCAAAAGGGGAAATAATACTCGGCAAAAGCGAAATCGACACCATGGGTGAGGCTTTCGAGGAGATGAGGGATACCCTTGAGGGCAAAAAATATGTCGAACAGTATGTCCAGACTCTCACGCATGAAATAAAAAGCCCGGTTTCCGCGATTCAGGGAGCCGCGGAGTTGATGGATGAAAAGATGGATCCTGAACGGCGGAAAAAATTCCTCGAAAATATCCGCTCCGAAACCATACGTATTCAAAACATTGTCGACCGGATGCTGCAACTGGCCGCACTCGAAAACAGAAAAGAGCTTCGCGATATCGAGTTTGTCGATATTGGCGCACTTGCCAAAGAAGTTGTCAACGACAGCAGACCATTGATAGAAAAAAAGCAATTATCGCTGCAAATGGAACTTTCAGAAAAGCTTGTCGTACGGGGCGAACGTTTTTTACTTCGTCAGGCACTTGCCAACCTTGTCCAGAATGCGGTCGAGTTTTCCCCTTTCAAGGGTGCAATCGGTATTACCGCAAACAAGCATGATACGACAGCACAAATCATAATAACCGATTCCGGCCCGGGAATACCCGACTATGCCCGCACAAAAATTTTCGACCGGTTCTATTCACTGAAACGGCTGGATACCAACAAAAAAAGCACCGGGCTGGGATTGAGCTTTGTGGGGGAGGTCGCAGAGTTGCACGGAGGAGCCATTTCGGTCGATAACAATAACGCCGGCAGCGGCGCAGTTGCGGTTTTTGGTGTGCCGCTTGCATAG